In one Heteronotia binoei isolate CCM8104 ecotype False Entrance Well chromosome 1, APGP_CSIRO_Hbin_v1, whole genome shotgun sequence genomic region, the following are encoded:
- the S100A10 gene encoding protein S100-A10, with the protein MPSQLEHAMETVMFTFHRFAGDKNYLTKEDLRQLMEKEVPGYMENQKDPMAIERIMKNIEECRDGKITFEGYLSLFAGLTNGCNEYYVKKMKPVGKKY; encoded by the exons ATGCCCTCTCAGCTAGAACACGCCATGGAAACAGTCATGTTTACGTTTCACAGATTCGCCGGCGACAAGAACTATCTAACGAAGGAAGACCTTCGGCAGCTGATGGAGAAGGAAGTCCCGGGATATATGGAA aACCAGAAAGACCCAATGGCCATTGAGAGGATCATGAAGAACATCGAGGAGTGCCGGGACGGGAAGATAACCTTCGAGGGGTACCTCTCTCTGTTTGCCGGCCTGACCAACGGCTGCAACGAATATTACGTAAAGAAAATGAAGCCAGTGGGGAAGAAATACTGA